A stretch of Dyella sp. BiH032 DNA encodes these proteins:
- the ettA gene encoding energy-dependent translational throttle protein EttA, with amino-acid sequence MSSQYIYTMNGVSKIVPPKRQIIKDISLSFFPGAKIGLLGLNGAGKSTVLRIMAGVDTDFQGEARPQPGIKVGYLAQEPELDPEKTVREAVEEGVSVVLDAQKRLEEVYAAYAEEGADFDKLAKEQEQLESILAVNDAHALERQLEVAADALRLPPWDAKIGPLSGGEKRRVALCRLLLSKPDMLLLDEPTNHLDAESVDWLEQFLQSYPGTVVAVTHDRYFLDNAAEWILELDRGRGIPWKGNYTEWLEQKDARLKQEAQQEKSRQKAIEKELEWVRSAAKGRQSKGKARLNRFEELNSVEYQRRNETNEIFIPPGERLGQEVIEFKNVTKSFGDRVLIEDLSFKIPPGAIVGVIGPNGAGKSTFMKMIMGKEQPDSGEVKLGHTVKLAYVDQSRDALDAKNNVWQEVSGGSDILTIGNFEIQSRAYIGRFNFKGTDQQKIVGNLSGGERGRLHMAKTLLQGGNVLLLDEPSNDLDVETLRALEDALLEFPGCAVVISHDRWFLDRIATHIIAFEGNSHVEFFPGNYNEYEADKKRRLGDEAAKPHRVKYKKLA; translated from the coding sequence ATGAGCTCGCAGTACATCTACACCATGAACGGGGTCAGCAAGATCGTTCCCCCGAAGCGCCAGATCATCAAGGACATCTCGCTCAGCTTCTTCCCCGGCGCGAAGATCGGCCTGCTGGGCCTGAACGGCGCGGGCAAGTCCACGGTGCTGCGCATCATGGCCGGCGTGGATACCGATTTTCAGGGCGAGGCGCGCCCGCAGCCTGGCATCAAGGTCGGCTACCTGGCGCAGGAGCCGGAGCTCGATCCGGAGAAGACCGTGCGCGAAGCGGTGGAGGAAGGCGTCTCCGTCGTCCTCGACGCGCAGAAGCGCCTTGAAGAGGTTTACGCTGCCTATGCCGAGGAAGGCGCCGACTTCGACAAGCTGGCGAAAGAGCAGGAGCAACTGGAAAGCATCCTCGCCGTGAACGATGCCCATGCGCTGGAGCGCCAGCTCGAAGTGGCCGCCGACGCGCTGCGCCTGCCGCCGTGGGACGCCAAGATCGGCCCGCTGTCCGGCGGCGAGAAGCGCCGCGTCGCGCTGTGCCGCCTGCTGCTCTCCAAGCCCGACATGCTGCTGCTCGACGAGCCGACCAACCACTTGGACGCCGAGTCGGTGGACTGGCTGGAGCAGTTCCTGCAGAGCTACCCCGGCACCGTCGTGGCGGTCACCCATGACCGCTACTTCCTGGACAACGCCGCCGAGTGGATCCTCGAGCTGGATCGCGGCCGCGGCATCCCGTGGAAGGGCAACTACACCGAGTGGCTGGAGCAGAAGGATGCCCGCCTCAAGCAGGAAGCCCAGCAGGAGAAGTCGCGCCAGAAGGCGATCGAGAAGGAACTGGAGTGGGTGCGTTCGGCCGCCAAGGGCCGCCAGTCCAAGGGCAAGGCGCGCCTCAACCGCTTCGAGGAATTGAATTCGGTCGAGTACCAGCGCCGCAACGAGACGAACGAGATCTTCATTCCGCCGGGCGAGCGCCTGGGCCAGGAAGTGATCGAGTTCAAGAACGTCACCAAGTCGTTCGGCGACCGCGTGCTGATCGAGGACCTGTCGTTCAAGATCCCCCCGGGCGCCATCGTCGGCGTGATCGGCCCGAACGGCGCCGGCAAGTCCACCTTCATGAAGATGATCATGGGCAAGGAGCAGCCTGACTCCGGCGAAGTGAAGCTGGGCCATACGGTGAAGCTGGCCTACGTGGACCAGTCGCGCGACGCGCTCGATGCGAAGAACAACGTGTGGCAGGAAGTGTCCGGCGGTTCGGACATCCTCACCATCGGCAACTTCGAGATCCAGTCGCGCGCCTATATCGGCCGCTTCAACTTCAAGGGCACCGACCAGCAGAAGATCGTCGGCAACCTCTCCGGCGGCGAGCGCGGCCGACTGCACATGGCCAAGACCTTGCTGCAGGGTGGCAACGTGCTGCTGCTCGACGAGCCGTCGAACGACCTGGACGTCGAGACCCTGCGCGCTCTGGAAGATGCGCTGCTCGAATTCCCCGGCTGCGCCGTGGTCATCTCGCATGACCGCTGGTTCCTGGACCGCATCGCCACGCATATCATTGCGTTCGAGGGCAACTCGCACGTCGAGTTCTTCCCCGGCAACTACAACGAGTACGAGGCGGACAAGAAGCGCCGCCTGGGCGACGAAGCCGCCAAGCCGCACCGCGTGAAGTACAAGAAGCTGGCGTAA
- the glyA gene encoding serine hydroxymethyltransferase: MFAKNETIAGFDDELAKAMADEARRQEDHVELIASENYASPRVLEAQGSVLTNKYAEGYPGKRYYGGCEYVDVAERLAIDRLKELFGATYANVQPHSGSQANQAVYFALLNPGDTILGMSLAHGGHLTHGAKVNLSGKILNAVQYGVNDQGLIDYDEVERLALEHKPKMIVAGFSAYSQVMDWARFRAIADKVGAYLFVDMAHVAGLIAAGVYPSPLPHAHVVTSTTHKTLRGPRGGIILAKDAGEEIEKKLQSIVFPGIQGGPLMHVIAAKAVAFKEALDPSFKTYQQQVVKNAQAMAKTFIERGYKIVSGGTENHLMLVDLIGREVTGKDAEEALGKAHITVNKNAVPNDPRKPFVTSGLRIGTPAVTTRGYQEADVVELAGWICDVLDAPNDEAVIARVRDQVTAQCRKFPVYG; the protein is encoded by the coding sequence ATGTTTGCCAAGAACGAGACGATCGCCGGCTTCGACGATGAGCTGGCCAAGGCCATGGCCGACGAGGCGCGCCGGCAGGAAGACCACGTCGAGCTGATCGCCTCCGAGAACTACGCCAGCCCGCGCGTGCTCGAAGCGCAGGGCAGCGTCCTGACCAACAAGTACGCCGAGGGTTATCCGGGCAAGCGCTACTACGGCGGCTGCGAATATGTGGATGTGGCCGAGCGCCTCGCCATCGACCGCCTGAAGGAACTGTTCGGCGCCACCTACGCCAACGTGCAGCCGCATTCCGGCTCGCAGGCCAACCAGGCGGTGTACTTCGCGCTGCTCAATCCGGGCGACACCATCCTGGGCATGAGCCTGGCCCACGGCGGCCACCTGACCCACGGCGCCAAGGTCAACCTTTCCGGCAAGATCCTCAACGCGGTGCAGTACGGCGTGAACGACCAGGGCCTGATCGACTACGACGAAGTCGAGCGCCTGGCCCTGGAGCACAAGCCGAAGATGATCGTGGCCGGCTTCAGCGCCTACTCGCAGGTGATGGACTGGGCGCGTTTCCGCGCCATCGCCGACAAGGTCGGCGCCTACCTGTTCGTGGACATGGCCCACGTCGCCGGCCTGATCGCCGCGGGCGTGTATCCCAGCCCGCTGCCGCACGCGCACGTGGTCACCTCGACCACCCACAAGACCCTGCGTGGCCCGCGCGGCGGCATCATCCTCGCCAAGGATGCCGGTGAGGAGATCGAGAAGAAGCTGCAGTCGATCGTGTTCCCCGGCATCCAGGGCGGCCCGCTGATGCACGTGATCGCCGCCAAGGCGGTGGCCTTCAAGGAGGCGCTGGATCCGTCCTTCAAGACCTACCAGCAGCAGGTGGTGAAGAACGCTCAGGCCATGGCCAAGACCTTCATCGAGCGCGGCTACAAGATCGTTTCCGGCGGCACCGAGAATCACCTGATGCTGGTGGACCTGATCGGTCGCGAGGTCACCGGCAAGGACGCCGAAGAGGCGCTGGGCAAGGCCCACATCACGGTCAACAAGAATGCCGTGCCGAACGACCCGCGCAAGCCCTTCGTCACCTCCGGCCTGCGCATCGGCACCCCGGCTGTCACCACCCGCGGCTATCAGGAAGCGGACGTGGTGGAGCTGGCCGGCTGGATCTGCGACGTGCTGGACGCGCCGAACGACGAGGCGGTGATCGCCCGCGTGCGGGACCAGGTCACGGCGCAGTGCCGGAAGTTCCCGGTTTACGGCTGA
- a CDS encoding acyltransferase, whose amino-acid sequence MPSSKPSPPERNPGIDLLRGIAILLVVLHHIGLRIPLKKTALAEVLPARLLSALNFNGYEAVFVFFVISGFLIASHAIRRWGGLGRIDVRDFYARRFARIVPCLLALVGVLSVLHLLGAADYVIGREGQSLPRAIVAALGLHLNWYEGQTGYLPGNWDVLWSLSIEEVFYLGFPLACLLLRREAVLAPLLLLFAMALPWWLSSLDGGSEIWKEKAYLPGMAAIAMGVLGALASAHWLAPRWARRALACLGVVGLFAVFIAMPWWWRWLQDGVMLLLTFAALCALVACDQAERAGLRHPLPGFGWLRRWGQLSYEIYLTHMFVVYGAVRLFRAAGGDMARGWLWYLPVLALCWALGAMVERYVSSPSERWLRARLQRPAPALGSMAIAAD is encoded by the coding sequence ACATCGGGCTGCGCATTCCGCTGAAGAAAACCGCGCTGGCCGAGGTGCTGCCGGCGCGCCTGCTGAGCGCGCTCAATTTCAATGGTTACGAAGCGGTGTTCGTGTTCTTCGTGATCTCCGGCTTCCTGATCGCGAGCCATGCCATCCGGCGCTGGGGCGGGCTCGGGCGCATCGATGTGCGCGATTTCTACGCGCGGCGCTTCGCGCGCATCGTGCCTTGCCTGCTGGCGCTGGTGGGCGTGCTGAGCGTGTTGCACCTGCTCGGCGCGGCGGACTACGTCATCGGCCGGGAAGGGCAGTCGCTGCCGCGCGCGATCGTCGCGGCGCTCGGCCTGCACCTCAATTGGTACGAAGGGCAGACCGGCTACCTGCCGGGCAACTGGGACGTGCTGTGGTCGCTGTCCATCGAGGAAGTGTTCTACCTGGGCTTTCCGCTGGCTTGCCTGCTGTTGCGCCGCGAGGCCGTGCTCGCGCCGCTGCTGTTGCTGTTCGCCATGGCCTTGCCATGGTGGTTGTCCTCGCTGGATGGCGGCAGCGAGATCTGGAAGGAGAAGGCGTACCTGCCTGGCATGGCGGCGATCGCCATGGGCGTGCTCGGTGCGCTGGCATCGGCGCACTGGCTGGCGCCGCGCTGGGCGCGGCGAGCGCTGGCCTGCCTGGGTGTCGTCGGCCTTTTCGCCGTGTTCATCGCCATGCCGTGGTGGTGGCGATGGTTGCAGGACGGCGTGATGCTGCTGCTCACCTTCGCGGCGCTGTGCGCGCTGGTGGCCTGTGACCAGGCCGAGCGGGCCGGCCTGCGCCACCCGCTGCCGGGCTTCGGTTGGCTGCGCCGCTGGGGACAGCTCAGCTACGAGATCTACCTGACGCACATGTTCGTCGTATACGGCGCCGTGCGGCTGTTCCGCGCCGCCGGTGGCGACATGGCGCGCGGCTGGCTGTGGTACCTGCCGGTGCTCGCGCTGTGCTGGGCGCTGGGGGCCATGGTGGAGCGCTACGTTTCGTCGCCCAGCGAGCGCTGGCTCCGCGCGCGGCTGCAGCGTCCGGCGCCGGCGCTGGGGTCCATGGCGATTGCCGCCGATTGA
- a CDS encoding DUF817 domain-containing protein, translating into MDLLISTAPVPPPRGLWRLDAWAGGWAAGHGAWARALHEFVCFGLKQAWACLFGACMLALLLLTWAFYPGDAWLARYDFLTLAALALQCLLVGLRLETREEAVVILVFHLTGTAMEVFKTAMGSWEYPEASVLRIGGVPLFTGFMYASVGSYIARAWRLFDFRFTRHPSFVATAWLALAIYVNFFAHHFLPDMRWLLFAAVAALFGCTWIFFRIRHEHRRMPLLLGFVLVALFIWLAENVGTFAAAWRYPAQRAGWSVVPLSKLGSWLLLMIISYVLVSATKRAGRPGAR; encoded by the coding sequence ATGGATCTGCTGATATCGACAGCGCCGGTTCCGCCGCCGCGCGGGCTGTGGCGCCTGGATGCATGGGCCGGCGGCTGGGCGGCAGGGCATGGCGCCTGGGCCCGCGCACTGCACGAGTTCGTCTGCTTCGGCCTCAAGCAGGCCTGGGCCTGCCTGTTCGGGGCCTGCATGCTGGCGCTGTTGCTGCTGACCTGGGCGTTCTACCCGGGCGATGCGTGGCTGGCGCGCTACGACTTCCTCACACTCGCAGCGCTCGCACTGCAATGCCTGCTGGTGGGCCTGCGCCTGGAGACGCGCGAGGAAGCGGTGGTCATCCTGGTCTTCCACCTGACCGGCACGGCGATGGAGGTCTTCAAGACCGCGATGGGCTCGTGGGAGTACCCGGAGGCCTCGGTGCTGCGCATCGGCGGCGTGCCGCTGTTCACCGGTTTCATGTACGCCTCGGTGGGCAGCTATATCGCTCGGGCCTGGCGGTTGTTCGATTTCCGCTTCACGCGGCACCCGTCGTTCGTTGCCACGGCATGGCTGGCGCTGGCGATCTACGTGAACTTCTTCGCCCATCACTTCCTGCCGGACATGCGCTGGCTGCTGTTTGCCGCGGTCGCCGCGTTATTCGGCTGCACCTGGATTTTCTTCCGCATCCGCCACGAACACCGGCGCATGCCGCTGCTGCTGGGTTTCGTGCTGGTCGCTCTGTTCATCTGGCTGGCCGAGAACGTGGGGACCTTCGCCGCCGCGTGGCGCTATCCGGCGCAGCGCGCCGGCTGGAGCGTGGTGCCGTTGAGCAAGCTGGGCTCCTGGCTTCTGCTGATGATCATCAGCTACGTGCTCGTCTCGGCGACCAAGCGGGCCGGTCGCCCCGGTGCTCGCTGA
- a CDS encoding phytanoyl-CoA dioxygenase family protein, with protein MLTAAEREQFRTQGYVICDALGADDVARYVTGVERARAERGERGRMMNLQFLQPGKDVRAIQDVICQPSLRAIAADLLGEDIVIDGASLFYADAGVDYRQGWHRDLMQVPDEQIDPRWFSDDYRYNYVQVNIPLTPDPCLWIVPGSHRRPYDEAERRIFGADPRIAPVDAQPELANGVQLVLRPGQAVFYNNYAVHRGYAGVLAERRITIHLGFHSARHAPTCHFGVLDHREYTPGYLATLAPDVRAALEIHIAERARHPEVDQYHAWHQQFINKEFEIR; from the coding sequence ATGCTTACCGCGGCGGAGCGCGAACAGTTCCGTACCCAGGGTTACGTGATCTGCGACGCGCTCGGCGCGGACGACGTGGCGCGCTATGTGACCGGTGTCGAGCGGGCGCGTGCCGAGCGCGGCGAGCGAGGCCGCATGATGAACCTGCAGTTCCTGCAACCGGGCAAGGATGTGCGCGCCATCCAGGATGTGATCTGCCAGCCCTCGCTGCGCGCGATTGCTGCGGATCTGCTGGGCGAGGACATCGTGATCGACGGCGCCTCGCTGTTCTACGCGGACGCGGGCGTGGACTACCGCCAGGGCTGGCATCGCGACCTGATGCAGGTGCCCGACGAACAGATCGATCCGCGCTGGTTCAGCGACGACTATCGCTACAACTACGTGCAGGTGAACATCCCGCTGACGCCGGATCCCTGCCTGTGGATCGTGCCCGGCAGCCATCGGCGCCCCTACGATGAGGCCGAGCGCCGGATCTTCGGCGCCGATCCGCGCATCGCGCCGGTCGACGCGCAACCGGAACTGGCCAACGGCGTGCAGCTGGTGCTGCGGCCGGGCCAGGCGGTGTTCTACAACAACTACGCGGTGCACCGAGGCTATGCCGGCGTGCTGGCGGAGCGACGCATCACCATCCACCTCGGTTTTCATTCGGCGCGGCATGCGCCGACCTGTCACTTCGGCGTGCTCGACCACCGTGAGTACACGCCGGGTTATCTCGCCACGCTTGCCCCGGACGTGCGCGCCGCGCTGGAAATCCATATCGCCGAGCGCGCGCGCCATCCGGAAGTCGACCAGTACCACGCCTGGCACCAGCAATTCATCAACAAGGAGTTCGAGATCCGATGA
- the pyrF gene encoding orotidine-5'-phosphate decarboxylase — protein MHFMQSLQAAWQRNHSLVCVGLDPEPAKFPAHLRGDADAVYRFCAAIVDATSDLVCAYKPQIAHFAALRAEEALERLIAHVHERHPRVPVILDAKRGDIGSTAQHYVTEAFERYGADAVTLNPYLGRDSIQPFLDRADKGVILLCHTSNPGASDLQDLDVGGRPLYQRVAEMVARDWNVHGNCALVTGATWPEQLAEVRSLVGDMPLLVPGIGAQGGDVAAVVQHGRTLAGTGLMISSSRAILYAGDGEDFAEKAREATQALRDSINLYR, from the coding sequence ATGCACTTCATGCAATCCCTGCAAGCCGCATGGCAGCGCAACCACTCCCTGGTCTGCGTCGGCCTCGACCCCGAGCCGGCGAAATTTCCCGCTCACCTGCGCGGCGATGCCGACGCCGTCTACCGATTCTGTGCCGCCATCGTGGACGCCACTTCGGACCTGGTGTGCGCGTACAAGCCGCAGATCGCCCACTTCGCCGCCCTGCGTGCGGAAGAGGCCCTGGAACGCCTGATCGCGCACGTCCACGAGCGCCATCCCCGCGTCCCGGTGATCCTCGACGCCAAGCGGGGCGACATCGGCAGCACGGCGCAGCACTACGTCACTGAAGCCTTCGAGCGCTACGGCGCGGATGCGGTGACGCTCAACCCCTATCTCGGCCGCGACTCGATCCAGCCGTTCCTGGATCGCGCCGACAAGGGCGTGATCTTGCTGTGCCACACCTCGAACCCCGGCGCTTCCGATCTGCAGGATCTCGACGTCGGCGGCCGCCCGCTGTACCAGCGCGTGGCCGAGATGGTCGCGCGCGACTGGAACGTGCACGGCAACTGCGCTCTGGTCACTGGCGCCACCTGGCCGGAGCAGCTGGCCGAAGTGCGCTCGCTGGTCGGCGACATGCCATTGCTGGTGCCGGGGATCGGCGCACAGGGCGGCGACGTGGCGGCCGTGGTGCAGCATGGCCGCACGCTGGCGGGTACCGGCCTGATGATCAGCTCGTCGCGCGCCATCCTTTATGCCGGTGACGGCGAGGATTTCGCCGAGAAGGCTCGCGAGGCCACGCAGGCGTTGCGCGACTCCATCAATCTGTATCGCTGA
- the nrdR gene encoding transcriptional regulator NrdR — translation MHCPFCQHEDTRVIDSRLADDGTTVRRRRECPQCGERFNTFETAELKLPAIVKSGERRESFDERKLRVSFERALQKRPVASDAVDVAVRTIVNDLRKSGEREIPSRQVGELVMRELKKLDQVAYVRFASVYRKFEDVQAFREEIEKLERDLPGLENLQLSLLGEGGARRKK, via the coding sequence ATGCATTGCCCTTTTTGTCAGCATGAAGACACCCGCGTGATCGATTCGCGTCTGGCCGACGACGGCACCACGGTGCGTCGGCGGCGCGAATGCCCACAATGCGGCGAGCGCTTCAATACCTTCGAAACCGCGGAGCTGAAACTGCCGGCCATCGTCAAGAGCGGCGAGCGGCGCGAGAGCTTCGACGAGCGCAAGCTGCGCGTGAGCTTCGAGCGCGCGCTGCAGAAGCGTCCGGTGGCGAGCGACGCGGTGGACGTGGCGGTGCGCACCATCGTCAACGACTTGCGCAAGAGCGGGGAGCGCGAAATACCCTCCCGGCAGGTGGGCGAGCTGGTGATGCGCGAGCTCAAGAAGCTCGACCAGGTCGCGTATGTGCGGTTTGCCTCCGTGTACCGTAAGTTCGAAGACGTGCAGGCGTTCCGCGAGGAAATCGAGAAGCTCGAGCGCGATCTTCCCGGCCTGGAAAACCTGCAGCTGTCGCTGCTCGGCGAGGGCGGCGCCAGGCGCAAGAAATAA
- the ribD gene encoding bifunctional diaminohydroxyphosphoribosylaminopyrimidine deaminase/5-amino-6-(5-phosphoribosylamino)uracil reductase RibD, giving the protein MARALRLAERGLFTTQPNPRVGCVIAHGEEVVGEGFHPRAGEPHAEVFALRAAGERARGATAYVTLEPCAHHGRTPPCADALIAAGIARVVIAAEDPFPQVDGRGIGKLRAAGIAVDTGLMREAARTLNVGFFSRIERGRPWVRVKLAMSLDGRTALANGESKWITGEAARADVQRWRARSSAILTGSGTVLADDPRLTVRLPANEAFAPPLRVVLDRALRTPAGSHVLDGSVPTLLLHAAGAVVPTHLERVQRAALDVSDGRLDLRQALALLAERGCNELHVEAGPTLCGALLAAGLADELLLYVAPLLLGDAARPLLHLPLLQDMGARWNLRTVDQRMLGSDLRLLLRPDRG; this is encoded by the coding sequence ATGGCGCGCGCGTTGCGCCTGGCCGAGCGTGGGCTGTTCACCACCCAGCCGAACCCGCGCGTCGGGTGCGTGATCGCGCATGGCGAAGAAGTCGTCGGCGAGGGCTTCCATCCACGCGCGGGCGAGCCGCATGCCGAAGTGTTCGCCCTGCGCGCGGCCGGGGAGCGGGCCCGCGGCGCCACCGCCTACGTCACCCTGGAACCGTGCGCGCACCATGGGCGTACGCCGCCATGCGCCGATGCGCTGATCGCCGCCGGCATTGCACGTGTGGTGATCGCCGCGGAAGATCCCTTTCCCCAGGTGGACGGTCGCGGTATCGGCAAGCTGCGCGCCGCTGGCATCGCCGTCGACACAGGGCTGATGCGCGAGGCCGCGCGTACGCTCAACGTGGGCTTCTTCAGTCGCATCGAACGCGGTCGCCCCTGGGTGCGCGTGAAGCTGGCGATGAGCCTGGACGGACGCACCGCGCTGGCGAACGGGGAGTCGAAGTGGATCACGGGCGAAGCCGCGCGCGCCGACGTGCAGCGCTGGCGCGCGCGCAGCTCGGCCATCCTCACCGGTAGCGGCACGGTGCTGGCGGACGATCCGCGGTTGACCGTGCGCCTGCCCGCCAACGAAGCGTTCGCGCCGCCGCTGCGCGTCGTGCTTGACCGCGCCCTGCGGACGCCGGCGGGGAGCCACGTGCTGGACGGCAGCGTGCCCACGTTGCTGCTGCATGCGGCCGGTGCCGTCGTTCCCACCCATCTCGAGCGCGTGCAGCGCGCGGCACTGGACGTGTCGGATGGCAGGCTCGACCTGCGCCAGGCACTGGCCTTGCTGGCCGAGCGCGGCTGCAACGAATTGCACGTGGAAGCCGGCCCCACCTTGTGCGGCGCGCTGCTGGCGGCCGGGCTGGCGGACGAACTGCTGCTCTACGTGGCGCCGCTGCTGCTCGGCGATGCCGCGCGGCCACTGCTGCACCTGCCGCTGCTGCAGGACATGGGTGCGCGCTGGAACCTGCGCACGGTCGACCAGCGCATGCTGGGCAGCGACCTGCGCCTGCTGCTTCGTCCCGACCGCGGCTGA
- a CDS encoding MBL fold metallo-hydrolase yields the protein MPRSHLADPSRRRWLRTASVALGAVATAPLSFAAPKASPSRTRLILLGTAGGPTPKPDRAAPANAVVVDGVVYVVDCGNGVARQMVKAGLDLGAIRHVFLTHQHSDHNADYGNLLWLAWAARLHTRVDTWGPPPLVAMTRDFLHMNEADIRTRIVDEGRPPLAPLIVPHELTKPGVVMRDERVKVTAALVAHPPVAPAFAYRFDTSDRSIVFSGDTRPTSALVDLARGADVLVHEVMYEPALAKLIATEPNAGRLREHLLASHTTTEQVGRIATEAGVKTLVLTHFVPGGDASLTDEVWRGAVAPHFNGQLVIGRDLLEL from the coding sequence ATGCCGCGTTCCCATCTTGCCGATCCGAGCCGCCGCCGCTGGCTGCGCACTGCCAGCGTCGCGCTGGGCGCGGTCGCGACGGCACCACTCTCTTTCGCCGCGCCGAAGGCATCGCCATCGCGCACGCGGCTGATCCTGCTCGGCACCGCCGGCGGCCCGACGCCAAAGCCCGATCGCGCGGCGCCGGCAAACGCAGTGGTCGTGGACGGCGTGGTGTACGTCGTCGACTGCGGCAACGGGGTGGCCCGGCAGATGGTCAAGGCGGGGCTCGATCTGGGCGCCATCCGGCACGTCTTCCTCACCCACCAGCATTCCGATCACAACGCTGACTACGGCAACCTGCTGTGGCTGGCCTGGGCGGCGCGCCTGCATACCCGCGTAGATACCTGGGGCCCGCCGCCATTGGTCGCGATGACACGCGATTTCCTGCACATGAACGAGGCCGACATCCGCACCCGCATCGTCGATGAAGGCCGGCCGCCGCTCGCCCCGCTGATCGTGCCGCACGAATTGACCAAGCCTGGCGTGGTCATGCGCGACGAACGCGTCAAAGTCACTGCCGCGCTGGTCGCCCATCCGCCGGTCGCGCCGGCCTTTGCCTACCGCTTCGACACATCCGACCGTTCGATCGTGTTCTCCGGCGATACGCGTCCCACCTCCGCGCTGGTGGACCTGGCTCGCGGCGCCGACGTACTGGTGCATGAGGTGATGTACGAACCGGCGCTGGCGAAACTCATCGCCACCGAGCCGAACGCCGGGCGCCTGCGCGAACACCTGCTGGCCAGCCACACCACCACCGAGCAGGTCGGCCGGATCGCCACCGAAGCAGGCGTAAAGACATTGGTGCTGACGCACTTCGTGCCGGGCGGCGACGCGTCGCTGACGGACGAGGTCTGGCGCGGCGCGGTGGCGCCGCACTTCAACGGGCAGCTGGTGATCGGACGGGACCTGCTGGAGCTGTAG